One window of Parambassis ranga chromosome 3, fParRan2.1, whole genome shotgun sequence genomic DNA carries:
- the asb7 gene encoding ankyrin repeat and SOCS box protein 7 isoform X3 has translation MTKRSPSLQLVKRLNPELHEELQIQAAVAAGDVCTVRRMLEQGYSPKIRDANGWTLLHFSAAKGKERCVRVFLEHGADPTVKDFIGGFTALHYAAMHGRARIARLMLESEFRSDIINAKSNDGWTPLHVAAHYGRDSFVRLLLEFRAEVDPLSDKGTTPLQLAIIRERSSCVRILLDHSANIDIQNGFLLRYAVIKGNHSYCRMFLQRGADTNLGRLEDGQTPLHLSALRDDVLCAQMLYTYGADTNTRNYEGQTPVAVSVSMSGISRPCLDFLQEVTRQPRTLQDLCRIKIRHCIGLQSLKFLEDLPIAKVMKDYLKHKFDSM, from the exons ATGACTAAGAGAAGTCCATCGCTTCAGTTGGTCAAAAG ATTGAACCCAGAGCTTCATGAGGAGCTGCAGATCCAGGCTGCAGTGGCAGCCGGGGATGTCTGCACCGTCCGGAGGATGCTGGAGCAGGGGTACTCGCCGAAGATCCGCGATGCCAACGGCTGGACGCTGCTCCACTTCTCTGCTgccaaaggaaaagaaagatgtGTGCGAGTCTTTCTGGAGCATGGAG CTGACCCCACAGTGAAGGACTTCATTGGTGGCTTCACAGCACTTCACTACGCTGCTATGCACGGCAGAGCGCGCATTGCCCGACTCATGCTGGAGTCTGAGTTTCGCAGTGACATTATAAATGCAAAAAGTAACGACGGCTGGACTCCGCTGCACGTGGCCGCTCACTATGGACGAGATTCCTTTGTACGCCTCCTCCTTGAGTTCAGGGCAGAGGTGGACCCACTGAGCGACAAAGGAACCACGCCACTGCAGCTGGCTATCATCCGCGAGCGCTCGAGCTGCGTTCGCATCCTCTTGGACCACAGTGCCAACATTGACATTCAAAATGGCTTCCTGCTACGGTACGCCGTCATCAAAGGCAATCACTCGTACTGCCGCATGTTCTTGCAGAGGGGAGCGGACACTAATCTCGGACGTCTTGAGGACGGCCAGACCCCCCTTCATCTGTCAGCCCTTAGAGATGATGTGCTGTGTGCCCAGATGCTCTACACATATGGGGCTGATACAAATACCAGGAACTACGAGGGCCAGACGCCAGTTGCTGTGTCTGTTAGCATGTCTGGGATCAGCCGGCCTTGTCTGGATTTTCTACAGGAGGTCACAA GACAACCTCGGACTCTCCAAGACTTATGTCGAATAAAAATCCGTCACTGTATTGGCCTTCAGAGCTTGAAATTCTTGGAGGATCTACCCATCGCAAAGGTTATGAAAGACTATTTAAAACATAAGTTTGACAGTATGTGA
- the asb7 gene encoding ankyrin repeat and SOCS box protein 7 isoform X1, producing MTKRSPSLQLVKRMLNHHCRLNPELHEELQIQAAVAAGDVCTVRRMLEQGYSPKIRDANGWTLLHFSAAKGKERCVRVFLEHGADPTVKDFIGGFTALHYAAMHGRARIARLMLESEFRSDIINAKSNDGWTPLHVAAHYGRDSFVRLLLEFRAEVDPLSDKGTTPLQLAIIRERSSCVRILLDHSANIDIQNGFLLRYAVIKGNHSYCRMFLQRGADTNLGRLEDGQTPLHLSALRDDVLCAQMLYTYGADTNTRNYEGQTPVAVSVSMSGISRPCLDFLQEVTRQPRTLQDLCRIKIRHCIGLQSLKFLEDLPIAKVMKDYLKHKFDSM from the exons ATGACTAAGAGAAGTCCATCGCTTCAGTTGGTCAAAAG GATGCTGAACCATCACTGCAGATTGAACCCAGAGCTTCATGAGGAGCTGCAGATCCAGGCTGCAGTGGCAGCCGGGGATGTCTGCACCGTCCGGAGGATGCTGGAGCAGGGGTACTCGCCGAAGATCCGCGATGCCAACGGCTGGACGCTGCTCCACTTCTCTGCTgccaaaggaaaagaaagatgtGTGCGAGTCTTTCTGGAGCATGGAG CTGACCCCACAGTGAAGGACTTCATTGGTGGCTTCACAGCACTTCACTACGCTGCTATGCACGGCAGAGCGCGCATTGCCCGACTCATGCTGGAGTCTGAGTTTCGCAGTGACATTATAAATGCAAAAAGTAACGACGGCTGGACTCCGCTGCACGTGGCCGCTCACTATGGACGAGATTCCTTTGTACGCCTCCTCCTTGAGTTCAGGGCAGAGGTGGACCCACTGAGCGACAAAGGAACCACGCCACTGCAGCTGGCTATCATCCGCGAGCGCTCGAGCTGCGTTCGCATCCTCTTGGACCACAGTGCCAACATTGACATTCAAAATGGCTTCCTGCTACGGTACGCCGTCATCAAAGGCAATCACTCGTACTGCCGCATGTTCTTGCAGAGGGGAGCGGACACTAATCTCGGACGTCTTGAGGACGGCCAGACCCCCCTTCATCTGTCAGCCCTTAGAGATGATGTGCTGTGTGCCCAGATGCTCTACACATATGGGGCTGATACAAATACCAGGAACTACGAGGGCCAGACGCCAGTTGCTGTGTCTGTTAGCATGTCTGGGATCAGCCGGCCTTGTCTGGATTTTCTACAGGAGGTCACAA GACAACCTCGGACTCTCCAAGACTTATGTCGAATAAAAATCCGTCACTGTATTGGCCTTCAGAGCTTGAAATTCTTGGAGGATCTACCCATCGCAAAGGTTATGAAAGACTATTTAAAACATAAGTTTGACAGTATGTGA
- the asb7 gene encoding ankyrin repeat and SOCS box protein 7 isoform X2 has translation MNIPIPKCDRMLNHHCRLNPELHEELQIQAAVAAGDVCTVRRMLEQGYSPKIRDANGWTLLHFSAAKGKERCVRVFLEHGADPTVKDFIGGFTALHYAAMHGRARIARLMLESEFRSDIINAKSNDGWTPLHVAAHYGRDSFVRLLLEFRAEVDPLSDKGTTPLQLAIIRERSSCVRILLDHSANIDIQNGFLLRYAVIKGNHSYCRMFLQRGADTNLGRLEDGQTPLHLSALRDDVLCAQMLYTYGADTNTRNYEGQTPVAVSVSMSGISRPCLDFLQEVTRQPRTLQDLCRIKIRHCIGLQSLKFLEDLPIAKVMKDYLKHKFDSM, from the exons ATGAACATTCCCATTCCGAAATGTGACAGGATGCTGAACCATCACTGCAGATTGAACCCAGAGCTTCATGAGGAGCTGCAGATCCAGGCTGCAGTGGCAGCCGGGGATGTCTGCACCGTCCGGAGGATGCTGGAGCAGGGGTACTCGCCGAAGATCCGCGATGCCAACGGCTGGACGCTGCTCCACTTCTCTGCTgccaaaggaaaagaaagatgtGTGCGAGTCTTTCTGGAGCATGGAG CTGACCCCACAGTGAAGGACTTCATTGGTGGCTTCACAGCACTTCACTACGCTGCTATGCACGGCAGAGCGCGCATTGCCCGACTCATGCTGGAGTCTGAGTTTCGCAGTGACATTATAAATGCAAAAAGTAACGACGGCTGGACTCCGCTGCACGTGGCCGCTCACTATGGACGAGATTCCTTTGTACGCCTCCTCCTTGAGTTCAGGGCAGAGGTGGACCCACTGAGCGACAAAGGAACCACGCCACTGCAGCTGGCTATCATCCGCGAGCGCTCGAGCTGCGTTCGCATCCTCTTGGACCACAGTGCCAACATTGACATTCAAAATGGCTTCCTGCTACGGTACGCCGTCATCAAAGGCAATCACTCGTACTGCCGCATGTTCTTGCAGAGGGGAGCGGACACTAATCTCGGACGTCTTGAGGACGGCCAGACCCCCCTTCATCTGTCAGCCCTTAGAGATGATGTGCTGTGTGCCCAGATGCTCTACACATATGGGGCTGATACAAATACCAGGAACTACGAGGGCCAGACGCCAGTTGCTGTGTCTGTTAGCATGTCTGGGATCAGCCGGCCTTGTCTGGATTTTCTACAGGAGGTCACAA GACAACCTCGGACTCTCCAAGACTTATGTCGAATAAAAATCCGTCACTGTATTGGCCTTCAGAGCTTGAAATTCTTGGAGGATCTACCCATCGCAAAGGTTATGAAAGACTATTTAAAACATAAGTTTGACAGTATGTGA
- the lins1 gene encoding protein Lines homolog 1 codes for METTESHGDQSTVGQVFTRLTEAYGCFLSGSGPGRGAADVARVILSGVCGVMPGAPAEHCSVNSAAELTCMSVTLLERTASSVLSHRSEGSVYYTEVLRVLFEDMDVMPRLVHLFQAEDLIISHLAAKCVSTCVMYNLHKSGMLSPVWQKKCAQTFDSSPPGTELDACVWSVTEVLKELIKGAHQEFLGNLVGAFDGSLCILCSKWLPKEGKEAAQCASSSGWGTTVCLLMDLLEVLAASRLIFGPSVCLESQRMTYTHSSAILAVISSSRENFVKRRALLLLKRAMLHKVGEDWALGEVSSGQKRDHLKLDVCVLVQSVLTAVADNWLERVQVEPYSFFGGTRQARGDEYLKPDSVMLRAVSLILLKSIELHIQTAAGTDSATEVYRHLQNLWGFLRRCSVQLTEVAHLCCWISLLFGEQDDDMMEAARALLSMFLNHRLCSGSGDDVAVLKAACASGCNPHCHFVLLLQSVSFDHSTLLDFLISTETCFLEYFVRYLKYLGDDWQGFTAACGGISASGDRSALTHKGEPAKFSSCALPTGVNPPVERFGLAAGLHLVDYDSSNSDSDPENMEVAGGGSVCEKPASVLQQKQNESSTVLSSDPNPALETGPQGHSLPVTQSHLTSCANIPLLTGQVTCETSTRAVLCLSELREVVTRLHTKKLFPYNPSALLKLLAQVENCYQRSGL; via the exons ATGGAGACAACGGAGAGCCACGGAGACCAGTCCACCGTGGGACAGGTCTTTACCCGTTTGACGGAAGCGTACGGATGTTTCCTCTCGGGATCCGGTCCGGGACGGGGCGCAGCGGATGTGGCCCGTGTGATCCTCTCCGGGGTGTGCGGAGTGATGCCCGGTGCGCCTGCAGAGCATTGCAGCGTTAACAGTGCTGCAGAGCTTACCTGCATGAGCGTGACTCTGCTGGAGAGGACTGCCTCCAGTGTGCTGTCCCACAGGTCTGAAGGTTCGGTGTATTACACTGAGGTGCTGAGAGTCTTGTTTGAAGACATGGACGTCATGCCTCGGCTT GTCCACCTGTTCCAAGCTGAAGACCTGATCATCTCACACCTGGCAGCAAAGTGTGTGTCAACATGTGTTATGTACAATCTGCACAAGTCG GGAATGCTCAGTCCTGTCTGGCAGAAGAAGTGTGCACAGACATTTGACAGCTCACCTCCTGGCACTGAATTAGACGCCTGTGTGTGGTCTGTAACTGAAGTCCTAAAAGAACTTATTAAAGGAGCTCATCAAG agTTTCTTGGGAACCTTGTTGGAGCTTTTGATGGCAGCCTGTGCATTTTATGTTCAAAGTGGCTTCCTAAAGAGGGGAAAGAGGCAGCACAGTGTGCCAGCAGCTCAGGGTGGGGAACAACAGTCTGCCTACTGATGGACCTGCTGGAGGTGCTTGCTGCATCCAGGTTGATTTTTGGACCTAGTGTCTGTCTGGAGAGCCAGAGAATGACCTACACTCACTCCTCAGCCATCCTGGCTGTGATCAGCTCCTCCAGGGAGAACTTTGTTAAAAGGCGAGCGCTGCTGCTTCTGAAAAGAGCCATGCTTCATAAGGTTGGAGAGGACTGGGCCTTGGGAGAAGTGTCCAGTGGACAGAAACGTGACCACCTGAAGCTTGATGTGTGCGTGCTGGTTCAGAGTGTGTTAACAGCAGTGGCTGATAACTGGTTGGAGAGAGTTCAGGTAGAGCCTTACTCGTTCTTTGGAGGGACCAGACAGGCCAGAGGAGATGAATACCTGAAACCAGACAGTGTGATGCTGCGAGCCGTCAGTCTAATTCTTCTCAAATCCATAGAGCTCCACATTCAAACGGCTGCTGgaacag ACAGTGCCACAGAGGTTTATAGACATCTGCAGAATCTGTGGGGCTTCTTGAGGCGGTGCAGCGTCCAGCTGACGGAGGTCGCTCACCTCTGCTGCTGGATCAGCCTGCTGTTTGGAGAGCAGGACGACGACATGATGGAGGCAGCCAGAGCGTTGCTGTCAATGTTTCTCAATCACAG GCTGTGCTCTGGGTCAGGTGATGATGTTGCCGTGTTGAAGGCTGCGTGTGCGTCTGGCTGCAACCCTCACTGCCACTTTGTGCTCCTGCTTCAGAGCGTCTCCTTCGACCACAGCACCCTCCTCGACTTCCTCATCTCCACTGAAACCTGCTTCTTGGAGTACTTTGTACGGTACCTCAAGTACCTCGGAGATGACTGGCAGGgcttcactgcagcatgtgGAGGCATCAGTGCCTCTGGTGATAGATCTGCACTGACACATAAAGGGGAGCCAGCTAAATTCAGCTCCTGTGCCCTGCCCACAGGTGTTAATCCTCCTGTGGAAAGGTTCGGTTTGGCTGCCGGACTTCACCTTGTAGACTACGATAGCTCTAATTCAGACTCTGATCCAGAGAATATGGAAGTTGCAGGAGGAGGATCTGTGTGTGAGAAACCAGCCTCAGTGctacaacagaaacaaaatgagtCATCAACAGTGTTATCGAGTGATCCTAACCCCGCCCTGGAAACAGGACCACAAGGTCATTCCCTGCCAGTGACGCAGAGTCACCTAACGTCGTGTGCAAACATCCCACTTCTGACGGGGCAGGTGACATGTGAAacatcaaccagagctgtcctCTGTttgtcagagctcagagaggtGGTGACACGGCTCCACACAAAGAAACTCTTCCCATATAACCCCTCTGCACTCCTAAAGCTCCTCGCACAGGTAGAGAACTGTTACCAGCGGTCAGGTCTGTAA